In a single window of the Clarias gariepinus isolate MV-2021 ecotype Netherlands chromosome 16, CGAR_prim_01v2, whole genome shotgun sequence genome:
- the si:ch1073-303k11.2 gene encoding leucine-rich repeat neuronal protein 4 — MQTFTLLLLPLLADFLFAASVNPSASRPPVTKTRIRYISVPDEDYDDEKTPKPVSKGPTEVTTTQFTPRECEYDPCVVPKVPCSEIAAQTKCYCPGITGPDELPAAPYIKELKQGASGLVEVHWCAPQSTVSYYKVITEGGHEAQTFSNFSRTGLVQGVIAGSRVCVVAGNNVGLSTESEKSCAHFEPRNQVIPMSGVIAGGIFCLLALVLAVVLLCRWKRGRKNRSMDGEGLRNPSYTTNEIL; from the coding sequence ATGCAGACCTTTACGCTCCTCCTGCTGCCCTTGTTGGCGGACTTCCTGTTCGCTGCCTCTGTGAACCCGTCAGCATCTCGGCCTCCTGTCACGAAAACCCGCATCCGCTACATCAGTGTACCTGATGAAGACTATGATGATGAAAAAACCCCCAAGCCTGTTTCAAAGGGCCCCACCGAGGTCACCACTACTCAGTTTACCCCTCGGGAGTGTGAATATGACCCATGTGTGGTTCCAAAGGTTCCCTGTTCTGAAATTGCTGCCCAAACTAAGTGCTACTGTCCTGGGATTACTGGTCCGGATGAGTTACCTGCAGCTCCATATATCAAGGAGTTGAAACAGGGAGCATCTGGGCTGGTAGAGGTCCACTGGTGTGCGCCACAATCCACTGTCTCCTACTACAAAGTTATCACAGAAGGTGGCCATGAAGCACAAACGTTCAGCAATTTTTCCCGTACTGGGTTGGTGCAGGGAGTAATTGCCGGGTCAAGGGTTTGTGTGGTAGCAGGGAATAATGTTGGACTCAGCACTGAATCCGAAAAGTCATGTGCTCACTTCGAGCCACGTAATCAAGTCATCCCGATGTCAGGGGTCATCGCTGGGGGCATCTTCTGTCTGCTGGCTTTGGTGTTGGCTGTGGTGTTGCTGTGTAGATGGAAGCGGGGAAGGAAGAATAGGAGCATGGATGGCGAAGGACTACGGAATCCATCCTATACCACAAACGAAATACTGTGA